The sequence CGACCGGCATCGAGCTCTGCCGGATCGACATTCCCTCCCGCGCGCGCCGCTACGGCGCAACCGGCGGCCCCGACACCTGGTGGCCGACGCCGGAGCCGCCGCACCGGATCAACCAGATCTATCTCGAGCCGATCCTGTTCAGCCATGCAGCGGCGCAAGCACGCATCGAGATCCTGGCGCGCACGGAAATCACCGATATCGAACAGCACGGCGACCATGTCGTCGCGCTGGCGCGCGATCTCGACAGCGGCACCTCGCTTCGCATCGAAGCGTCGTTCGTGATCGGCTGCGACGGCAGCCGTTCGCTCGTGCGCAAATCGATCGGCGCCAGCCTGTCCGGCACGCCGGTGATCCAGCGCGTGCAGTCGACCTTCATCGAGGCCCCGCAACTGAAGGAGTTGATGGGCGCGCACAAGCCGGCCTGGATGGTGCTCTCGCTCAATCCGCGCCGCTCCGGCACCACGGTTGCGATCGACGGTCACGACCGCTGGCTGATCCACAATCACCTGAAGCCCGACGAGCCCGAATTCGACTCGGTGGATCGCGACTGGTCGATCCGCGCCATCCTCGGCGTCGACGAGCGGTTCGAGTACAAGGTCCTCAGCAAGGAGGATTGGGTCGGACGCCGCCTCGTGGCCGATCGCTTCCGCGACCGCAGAGTCTTTATCTGTGGTGACGCCGCGCATCTGTGGATGCCCTATGCCGGCTACGGCATGAATGCGGGCATTGCGGACGCCGTTGACCTCTGCTGGCAGCTGGCCGCGCATCTGAACGGCTGGGCGCCGGCTGCGATCCTCGATGCCTACGAGGCGGAGCGCCAGCCCATCACCGAGCAGGTGTCGCGTTTTGCGATGGACCACGCGATGAAGATGATGGCGCAGCGCGGCGGCGTCTCGGCGGAGATCGAGGACGACACGCCGCGCGGCCACGCCGCGCGCGCGGCGCTGGCGCGAGCGGCCTACGATCTCAACGTCCAGCAATATTGCTGCGCCGGCCTCAACTTCGGCTACTACTACGACGCCTCGCCGATCGTCGCGTATGATGGCGAGACACCGCCGCCTTATGCGATGGGCAGCTTCACGCCCTCCACCGTGCCGGGCGCGCGTGCGCCGCATCTGTTCCTGCGCGACGGGCGGTCGCTCTACGATGCGTTCGGCGCCGGCTACACGTTGTTGCGGTTCGATCCGGCGATCGATGTGACGCGGCTGCAATCTGCAGCAAAGGAGCGCGGCGTGCCGCTTGCGCTGGTCGACATCGCGCCTGATGAGGCGAACGGCGCCTATGCCGAAAAGCTTGTGCTGGCGCGGCCCGATCAGCACATCGCCTGGCGCGGCCAGGCCGCGCCGGAAAATCCACTGGGCTTGCTGGCGCGCATCACCGGTGCCGCGGCGTAAGACGACTTCAAGCGGATAGCCCGGCGGCGCAGGCCGCCGGCTGTGTTTCAAGAACAAAGCACACTTGAGGAGGAGAACGTGTTTCACGTTGCAAGGCGCCGCATCCTGGCCGTGCTGACGGCTGCGACTTTCGCCGTGTTGCCGCTGCAGGCAGGCCGTGCCGCCTATCCGGAGCAATTGATCAAGGTCATCGTGACCTTCCCGCCCGGTGGCAGCGCCGACACCGTCATCCGCGCGCTCGAACCGCTCGTCACCGCCGAGCTCAAGCAGAGCCTGGTCATCGAAAATCGCGCGGGCGCCGGCGGCAACATCGGCATGGCCGCAGTCGCGCAGGCCAAGCCCGACGGCTACACGCTCGGCGTTGCGCCGGCGGGTGCGCTCACGGTGAATCCGCACCTCAATTCCGCGATGCCGTTCGAGTTGAAGGACCTCGCACCCATCACCCTGCTTGCGGAGATTCCCTTTGTGCTGGTCGCTTCCGCGAATATCCCGGCACACACTGCCGCGGAGACGATCGCGCTCGCCAAGGCCAAGCCGGGCGCGCTGTCGATCGGGCATGGCGGCAACTCGACGGCGATGCATTTGACGGCCGCGCTGTTCACGCAGAAGACCGGGATCGCCATGGAGCTGGTCCCGTATCGCGGGACGGCGCCGGCGACGGTCGACGTTCTCGCGGGCCATGTCCCCTTCGCGGTGCTGGATATTCCGTCGTCGCGGCAATTGATCCTCGATGGCAAGCTCAACGCCATCGGCGTTTCCTCCGCGCGCCGTCTTCCGTCGTTACCCGACGTTCCGACGCTGGCCGAGAGCGGCATTGCGGGTTTCGAATCCGTGGGCTGGTTCGGGCTCGTTGCTCCCGCCGGCACGCCTGCAGACGTCATTGGTCGGCTGAACGAAGCCTTCACCAAAGCCCTGAAGGATCCCTCGGTGGCTGAGAAGATCAGGACCCTCGGCGCGGAGCCGGCACCGATGGCGCCAGAGCAGTTCGGCCGCTTCATTCAGAGCGAAAGCACGAAGTGGGGCAAGCTCATCAGCGAGGCCGGCATCAAGGCGAACTAGGTTCGCTCTTCACGCGATGCTGGCCCGCATCTCGACATCGGCTCCTTCCGCTACGTCGCGATCGGTCGGCGCCACGTCGACGACCGCTCCTTCGCGTGTGCGATGTACACGGCCGCGCCTGAGCTAACGCGCACCGATGCCCGCGCTCTCGATCACCCGCTTGTAGCGTGCGGTCTCCTCGACAATGAACGGGCCCATCTCGGCCTGCGCCTTGTCGGCAATCGACACCTGGCCGTTGGCGGCGAGGTCCGCGACGATGGCGGGGTCGGCGAGCGCGGCGGCCAGCGCCTCGGAGAGCCTGCCCACGATTCTCGGGTCGGTCCCGGCCGGGACAGAGACCCAGGTCGAGCCGACACTGACGGCGTCCGGGTAGCCGGCCTCCAGCACCGTCGGCGCGTTGGGCAGCGCGGCCAGCCGCGCCGTGCCGGTGGTGCCGAGCACCTTGACCTTGCCGGTGTCGATCAGCGGCCTGAGCACGGTAAGGTAGTCGAAGGAGACGTCCAGGATGCCCGACATCATGTCGGTCATCTGGCTCGAGCCCGACTTGTAGGGCACGTGGGTCAGCTTGATGCCGGCGGCCGCCTGGAACATCTCGCCGGCAAGGTGCTGGGCGGTGCCGGGGCCGGGGGAGCCGAAATTGACCTTGCCCGGGTTGGCCTTCGCGTAGGCGACGAACTCAGCCAGCGTGCTGTAGGGCGCTGCTGCGGTCGCGACGAGGATCTGGTTCGCCGAGCTCACGCCGCGGACGTGGACGTAGCTCAGAAGCGGGTCGTAGTTGAGCTTCTGCAGCCCCAGGTTCGGCTGGATCGTCATCGGCCCGCCGGAGGCGTAGAGCACGGTGTAGCCGTCGGGCTGGGCCCGGGCCACGAACTCCGTCCCGATGGTCCCGCCGGCGCCGGGCCGGTTCTCCACCACCACG is a genomic window of Bradyrhizobium sp. CB1717 containing:
- a CDS encoding tripartite tricarboxylate transporter substrate binding protein, whose translation is MFHVARRRILAVLTAATFAVLPLQAGRAAYPEQLIKVIVTFPPGGSADTVIRALEPLVTAELKQSLVIENRAGAGGNIGMAAVAQAKPDGYTLGVAPAGALTVNPHLNSAMPFELKDLAPITLLAEIPFVLVASANIPAHTAAETIALAKAKPGALSIGHGGNSTAMHLTAALFTQKTGIAMELVPYRGTAPATVDVLAGHVPFAVLDIPSSRQLILDGKLNAIGVSSARRLPSLPDVPTLAESGIAGFESVGWFGLVAPAGTPADVIGRLNEAFTKALKDPSVAEKIRTLGAEPAPMAPEQFGRFIQSESTKWGKLISEAGIKAN
- a CDS encoding tripartite tricarboxylate transporter substrate binding protein, with translation MRALLCLVAATTLALQAGAAGAQTPADSWPNRAITWVVPFGAGGVTDLVSRKIAELLRTRLGQPVVVENRPGAGGTIGTEFVARAQPDGYTVLYASGGPMTIQPNLGLQKLNYDPLLSYVHVRGVSSANQILVATAAAPYSTLAEFVAYAKANPGKVNFGSPGPGTAQHLAGEMFQAAAGIKLTHVPYKSGSSQMTDMMSGILDVSFDYLTVLRPLIDTGKVKVLGTTGTARLAALPNAPTVLEAGYPDAVSVGSTWVSVPAGTDPRIVGRLSEALAAALADPAIVADLAANGQVSIADKAQAEMGPFIVEETARYKRVIESAGIGAR
- a CDS encoding FAD-dependent oxidoreductase, with translation MRTQVLVVGAGPVGLTAAMDLASRGIDVVVAEIRHAGDPPSVKCNHVSARSMEIFRRLGVAAKLRDAGLPADFPNDCSYRTTATGIELCRIDIPSRARRYGATGGPDTWWPTPEPPHRINQIYLEPILFSHAAAQARIEILARTEITDIEQHGDHVVALARDLDSGTSLRIEASFVIGCDGSRSLVRKSIGASLSGTPVIQRVQSTFIEAPQLKELMGAHKPAWMVLSLNPRRSGTTVAIDGHDRWLIHNHLKPDEPEFDSVDRDWSIRAILGVDERFEYKVLSKEDWVGRRLVADRFRDRRVFICGDAAHLWMPYAGYGMNAGIADAVDLCWQLAAHLNGWAPAAILDAYEAERQPITEQVSRFAMDHAMKMMAQRGGVSAEIEDDTPRGHAARAALARAAYDLNVQQYCCAGLNFGYYYDASPIVAYDGETPPPYAMGSFTPSTVPGARAPHLFLRDGRSLYDAFGAGYTLLRFDPAIDVTRLQSAAKERGVPLALVDIAPDEANGAYAEKLVLARPDQHIAWRGQAAPENPLGLLARITGAAA